The Bacteroidales bacterium genome includes the window TTTATAAATGTTTTGGTTGTGGAAAAGCAGGAAATTCCGTGAACTTTTTAATGGAGCATGAGCATTACACGTATCCCGAAGCATTGCGGCACCTGGCAAGAAAATATTTTATCGATATTGAAGAGGTACAGGAAAGTGCCGAAGAAATAATTGCCCAATCAGAAAAAGAAAGTCTGTTCAGCGTTTCGGCATTTGCACAAAAATATTTTTCGGAATGCCTTGTAAATACCGATGAAGGTAAAGCTATAGGCTTAACCTATTTTAAACACCGTGAATTTACAGAAGCGATTATCGAAAAATTTCAGTTAGGTTATTGTCTTGAAGAATGGGAAGAGTTTACGAAAGCCGCAATTGAAAACGGTTTCAAGAAAGAATACCTGGTAACAACAGGACTTAGTATTTTAAAAGATGAAAAACTGTACGACCGTTTTCGTGGTCGCGTAATGTTTCCTATTCATAATGTTTCCGGGCGTGTTATAGGTTTTGGCGGTCGAATACTTTCGGCAGATAAAACAAAAGCAAAGTATGTAAATTCTCCCGAATCGGAAATTTATCATAAGAGCAATGTTCTTTACGGAATTTATTTTGCAAAAAATTCAATTATTTCGCAGGATAACTGTTTTCTTGTAGAAGGCTACACCGATGTTATATCGATGCACATGGCGGGTATTGAAAATGTTGTTGCCTCATCGGGAACATCGCTTACTACCGAACAGATAAAACTGATTCGCAGGTACACGCCGAACATTACGATATTATACGATGGTGATGCCGCCGGTATCAAAGCTTCATTCCGTGGAATTGATATGATTCTTGAAGAAGGAATGAATGTGAAAATTGTTTTATTCCCTGATGGAGAAGATCCCGATTCATATGCGCGAAAACATCGACCTGCCGAAGTGCGCGATTTTATTAATCAAACAGCCACCGATTTTATAAAATTCAAAACCGATCTGCTGGTTAAAGAAACTGCAAACGACCCGATAAAAAAAGCAAACCTGATCAAAGAAATTGTTGGCTCTGTTTCATTGATCCCTGATGCTATTGTTCGCAGTGTGTACACGCGTGAATGCAGTTCGCTGATGAAAGTTCCTGAACAAACACTCATTAATGAAATGAATAAACTCCGCCGTAAGAAAGTAATGAAGAAAGCGGAGGAAATTGCTGAAGAGCAGGAACTACCCGAAAATACTGAATATACAGCCGAACAACAAATTGTAGTTGACGATACCAATACCGAATACCAGGAAAAAGCATTAATGTGTTTCATGCTGAATAATGGAAAAAAAACAATAACAATTAAAGAAAGAATTGAAACAGAAACCACATCCGATTCGGGTAAAACCGAAATAATTGTTGAAGAAGTAAATTCTGATATTCCATTAGCCCAGTTTATTATTCTTGATCTGCAAAGAGACCATATAGATTTTCAGAACCCGGTTTTTCAAACGATTATGAATGAATATTCAAAAATGGTTGAAGAAAACAATATTCCCGATGCCCAATATTTTATAAATCATGAAAAAACGGAAATAAGTTCTTCGGCAATAGAATTATTATTTAACCCTCATAATTTGAGCGAGAACTGGATCAAACATCGCATAAGCGTGAAAACAGAAGAACAGGACCTTTATGCATCAGCCATCTCATATATTTATTCATTGAAGCTTAAGAAAGTCGATAAAATGATTTCCGAAAACCTTGATGAGATAAAAAATTCAACTAACGAAGAAGATCAGATTCTCCTAATGCAAAAGCACTACAGGCTTATGAGAAGCAAAAAAGAATTTGCTGATAAACTTACACGAATTGTTACAAAATAAAGCTTCCAATTTTATTTATTCATAATTGTTTCAATGAAAATTAATAAAGTTATTGTGATAAATTTTGTCAATATTTTTTGTGCTTTAAAAATATTTTCTAATTTTGCGTCCTCTTAATAGAATTGTCCTGTGGTGTAATTGGCAACACGTCTGATTTTGGTTCAGAAGAGTTCAGGTTCGAGCCCTGACAGGACAACAAAAAACTCAAGCCTCCGTTGAATTGCGGGGGTTTTTTTATATAGCATATAAAAGAAATGATTATAAAAATGCAACATTATAGTTGTAATAACGTAATAGGTCTCCGAAAATGAATTGGTAAAATGTTTTTGCAAAAGGAATTATTTTTATAAATTTGTTACATATAATTGAATGAATTTTCATAGTAATCACGAAAATACTTTATAGTTATGGCAAAACTTTATGAACAGGAATCACCGGCAATAAACCTTATAGGTGCAGGTACGGTGATAAAAGGCGATGTAAAATCGAATGGGGATATTCGTATTGACGGAACTTTAATAGGATCGGTAAATTCGAAAGGAAAACTTGTAGTAGGAACTTCAGGAAACATCGATGGAGAAATTATTTGCCAGAATGCTGATTTATCAGGAATAATTAAAGCACAAATCACCGTTTCGGAATTGCTTTCAATTAAAGCTACTGCAAAAATAACAGGTGATGTAATTACCAATAAACTTGCTATTGAACCCGGAGCTATATTTTCCGGATCGTGCAGTATGAATAATCCACAGACTAACCCGATCAAAGAAACAAAATTCGGCGAAAGAGTTGAACCACTAAAACCTAATGAACCACAGAAAACCAAAGAACACGCTTCGTGATTATGGTCGGTATTCAAGCATTGCTTTTCAGATGCTGGTGATTATTGGAGTTGGAATTTTCGGGGGCTTCAAACTGGATGAATATTTAAAATTGAAATTTCCTGTTTTTGTTTTAATATTTTCTTTTTTATCGGTGGCATTAGCTATCTATTATGTTGTTAAAGATTTAATACGGAAAAAATAAATCGTGGAAAAATATTTTAATAAGTTCATCTTACGGTTATTTATTTATACAATAATTCTTGCTTTAGTTGTTTTTATACTGGATAGGATATTAAAGCAGGAATACATAACACCTATACTTTATTCATTTTTCCCGTTTTATTTTTTATTGACAGCCGTATTATTTCGTTTTTTAATCAAAGCAAAAAAAACAAAATTTTCCTCCTTCGCTAACCGCTTTATGCTGGCTACTTTTGCAAAGATGATGATTTGTCTGGCAGTAATGCTTTCCTATGTTTTTTTAAATAAAAGTAATGCCATCCCTTTTATATTATCATTTTTTGTTTGTTATGTTTTATATACCATTTTTGAAGTCATTTCATTGTTAAAATTTCCATTCGACAGAGAAAAATAAATTTTAATCAGCACAAAAAGTTTTTTTACAGAAATTATTTTTTCATAGCAAAAAAAAGTTGATTTTTTTCGTACAGGATTATGAATTATTATATATCTTGCAGCATTGTTTAAATAGCCTTGCTTTATATGCTGAAGAATATTCAAAAAATAAATATCCGGTTTTTACTCATCATCGTTTTATTCCTTCCTGCTTTATTCCTGAAAGCTGAAAATGGCGAACAGAAAGGAAATCCCGAAAGCAAAACCGAGAAAGAAAAAAAATTCAATGCCGGCGAAATGATAATGGAGCATATTGCCGATGCACATGAATGGCACATTATCACTATTGGTAAAACAGATATTGCTATCCCGCTTCCCGTGATACTTTTGGATGATGGAAAATTAGTGATATTCAGTTCCGGAAATTTTCATCACGGAACAGAACCTTATAAAGGATATAAACTGGAAACCGAAGGCGAGAATAAAGGGAAAATAGTTAAAGTAAATGATGAAGGCGAAACAATTAAAGAAGCAGTTCTTCCTCTTGATTTTTCAATTACAAAAAACACGCTTACATTATTTATTGTAATGATTATATTATGTGTGGTTTTTATTTCAATAGCACGCAGATACACAAAACACACCAATGAAGCTCCCCGCGGATTGCAGTCGGTACTGGAATTTGTAATTATTTTTCTTCGCGATGATGTTGTGAAACCTGCTATTGGCGAAAAAAAATATGAACGCTATATGCCTTACCTGCTAACGTTGTTCTTTTTTATTTTCTTTGGAAATTTATTAGGACTGATACCGATTTTTCCCGGTGGCGCTAATTTAACAGGTAATATTGCAATTACAATGATTCTTGCATTATTTACTTTCACCATTACTACTTTCAGTGGGAATAGAAATTATTGGTTGCACATCATTAATACTCCCGGCGTACCATGGTGGTTAAAATTTCCATTACCGCTTATGCCTATTGTTGAAATTATTGGTGTAATAACAAAACCATTTGTGTTGATGGTCCGTCTGTTTGCAAATATTTCAGCAGGACATATTATTGCACTTGGTTTTTTTAGTTTGATATTTATTTTCGGAGAAGTGAATGTAGGTATAGGATATGGCGCATCAGTCGTTTCTGTCTTTTTTACTATATTCATGGGGTTACTCGAATTACTTGTTGCTTTTCTGCAGGCATATGTATTTACACTGCTTTCGTCATTATATTTTAGTATGGCAATAGAAGAGCACGAACACCATGAAGAACATGCACATTAAAATTAAAATGAACTTTTTTAATAACTAAACCATAACAATTATGTCACTATTATCAGTAATCATGCAGACAGTAAGCGACCTGGCACCTATAGCAAAAATGGGAGCCGGTATAGGCGCAGGTATTGCAGCAATCGGAGCAGGTATAGGAATTGGCCGCATCGGTGGCAGTGCAATGGAATCCATTGCCCGTCAACCCGAAGCCATGGGCGATATCCGTTCGAATATGATTGTAGCCGCTGCACTTATTGAAGGAGTTGCTTTCTTCGCTATTGTAGTTTGTTTGTTGATACTTTTCATCTAAGCAAACAAAGTAAATTCATCCCGACGGTTGGTCGGGATGAACTTACTTATTAGTTTTTGTTGTATGTTTATGGCAACAAGTAATATTAAGTAAATAGTTAAAAGGTCAAAAGTGATAGAAGAAAAAAATAAAATACTAAGTTTTTATGATCTTGAAGTTTATCAAAGGTCTTATGATGCTTGTATTATTCTTTCAAAAAAAATTCTTCCATTATTACCTGTCTCTGAAAAATTTGATTTAAGCAATCAATTATCAAGGTCATCTAAAGCAATCCCCCGCTTAATAACAGAGGGTTTTGCAAAGAAACATCAAAAAAAAGGTTTCCAAAAATATTTAGATGATGCATTAGCAGAATCTAACGAAACACAAGTTGGATTAAATCAAGCTCGCGATTTATATAATGTCGAATACTCTACGGAATCAGGAAATGATTTATCACAAGAATATAAAATTATAAGTAAACAGATATTTCGGTTAAAGGAAGCCTGGAATAAATTTTCATAGTACTATAAATTAACCTAAAACAAATTACAAAAAACTTGGCTAGTAGCCATTAACCAATAACATAAAACTTAAAATATTATGGAACTCGTAACTCCGCATATAGGTTTAATTTTCTGGATGACGCTTTCGTTTGCCCTTTTAATTTACATCCTTGGAAAATTTGCATGGAAGCCTGTAATGAAAGCATTGAAAGAACGTGAAAATTCCATCAACGATGCTTTAAAAGCAGCCGATAAAGCACGCGAAGAAATGTCGCAACTTGCATTTAGTAACGAGCAGCTTATCAAAGAAGCAAAAGAAGAACGCGATGTGTTATTGCGCGATGCAAGAAAAATTCGTGATAATGTCATTGATGAAGCAAAAATAAAAGCTGAAGAAGAAGCGAAAAGGATTATAGAAACAGCCAAAGAAAATGTTCATTTCGAAAAAATGGCAGCTATCACTGATTTAAAAAATCAATTAGCAATACTATCAATTGAAATTGCTGAAAAGATTTTAAAAGAAGAACTTTCGAAAAGCGAAAAGCAGAAAGAACTTATTGATAAATTATTAAATGAAATAAATTTTAATTAAAAAATTCAGAAAGTATTTACAATAATAAAATCGAATTCTGATTATTTATAAAGATGAAAGAATCGCGTATAGCTGTCAGGTATGCCAAAGCATTATTCGAACTTGCACTCGAACAAAAAAATACGGATGCAGTTTTTTATGATATGAAATTGGTAGCTGATACCTGTCATTCCAATAAAGATTTTAGGTTGATGCTTATAAGCCCCATTATCAACAGTGATAAAAAAAGAAATATTTTAAAATTAATTTTTGAAAATAATATAAATAAATTATCGCAGGCATTTCTTAATATTATTACAGCAAAACGCAGAGAATCGTATATCGAGCAAATTGCAAACCAGTATATTTCTCTTTACAGGGATAATAAGGGAATTGAAACGGTTTATCTTACAACTGCTGTTAAAGCTGATGATGAAATCAAAACAAAAGTAAAATCAGTGGTCAATAAATTCACTAAAAAAGAAGTTGAATTAATTGAAGATATCAAGACTGAAATCATAGGTGGGTTTGTTCTTAATTTCGGGCATTATCAGTATGACGATAGTATCCGGAATAAAATTATAAAACTAAAACGCGAATACAATATTAATATTTACGAAAAAGGATTTTAAAAAATTGTTATTTGGTTATTAATAGAATTGAAATAATAATCCATGACGCAAAGCAAATTACAATAAATGACAGCGAAGTAAATGACTAATTAAAAAATTATGGCAGATATTAAACCCGCCGAAGTATCGGCAATTTTAAGACAGCAATTATCGGGATTTAAAATGGAATCGGAACTTGAAGAAACGGGTACTGTTCTTCAGGTTGGTGATGGCATTGCACGTATTTACGGATTAACCAATGCTCAGTCGGGCGAGTTGGTTGAATTTGTTAAAGACGGAATGAAAAGTATTGTACTGAATCTTGAAGAAGATAATGTGGGTGTTGTACTTCTTGGCGAATCTACTCATATTAAAGAAGGCGATACGGTAAAACGAACAGGCAATATAGCTTCTGTTAAAGTTGGGGAAGGTATGTTGGGAAGGGTTATTAATACTGTTGGTGAACCTATCGACGGTAAAGGCCCTATTAAAGGCGAAGTTTACGAGATGCCTCTTGAAAGAAAAGCACCGGGTGTAGTTTTTCGTCAGCCTGTGAATCAGCCATTGCAAACCGGTATAAAACCTATTGATGCAATGATACCCATTGGTCGCGGGCAGCGTGAACTTATTATCGGCGACCGTCAGACCGGAAAATCAGCTATTGCTATCGATACAATTATAAATCAGAAAGAATTTTTTGATAAAGGTCAGCCTGTTTATTGTATATATGTTGCTATAGGGCAAAAAGGCTCTACTGTTGCCAATGTAGTAAAGACATTGGAAGACCACGGTGCAATGCAATATACAATAGTAATTGCCGCACCGGCATCATATCCTGCCGCAATGCAGTTTTATGCACCATTTACAGGCGCTGCTATTGGTGAATTCTTCAGGGATACCGGAAGATCTGCATTGGTTATTTATGACGACCTTTCAAAACAGGCAGTTTCTTATCGTGAAGTTTCGTTGTTGCTCCGTCGTCCACCCGGACGTGAAGCATATCCCGGTGATGTTTTTTATCTTCACTCCAGGTTGCTTGAAAGAGCTGCAAGAATAATTTCTTCCGATGATATTGCAAAACAAATGAACGATCTTCCTCCATCTATAAAACATTTGGTTAAAGGCGGAGGTTCCCTTACAGCGCTTCCTATTATTGAAACACAGGCAGGCGATGTATCAGCATATATTCCAACGAATGTGATTTCAATTACCGACGGACAAATTTTCCTTGAAACAAATTTATTTAACTCAGGTATTCGTCCTGCTATCAATGTGGGTATTTCAGTATCACGTGTTGGTGGTAATGCGCAAATCAAATCAATGAAAAAAGTTGCAGGAACATTAAAGCTTGACCAGGCTCTTTTCCGCGAATTGGAAGCATTCTCTAAATTCGGTTCCGACCTTGATGCAGCTACTGTTTCTACACTTGAAAAAGGAAAAAGGAATGTGGAAATTTTAAAACAACCACAATATTCTCCTATGACTGTTGAGAAACAGATAGCCATAATTTATTGCGGCACCAAAGGTTTA containing:
- the atpF gene encoding F0F1 ATP synthase subunit B translates to MELVTPHIGLIFWMTLSFALLIYILGKFAWKPVMKALKERENSINDALKAADKAREEMSQLAFSNEQLIKEAKEERDVLLRDARKIRDNVIDEAKIKAEEEAKRIIETAKENVHFEKMAAITDLKNQLAILSIEIAEKILKEELSKSEKQKELIDKLLNEINFN
- a CDS encoding polymer-forming cytoskeletal protein; the encoded protein is MAKLYEQESPAINLIGAGTVIKGDVKSNGDIRIDGTLIGSVNSKGKLVVGTSGNIDGEIICQNADLSGIIKAQITVSELLSIKATAKITGDVITNKLAIEPGAIFSGSCSMNNPQTNPIKETKFGERVEPLKPNEPQKTKEHAS
- the dnaG gene encoding DNA primase, giving the protein MISREDIQNILETSRIEEVVGDYVTLKKRGVNLIGLCPFHNEKTPSFTVSPSKGIYKCFGCGKAGNSVNFLMEHEHYTYPEALRHLARKYFIDIEEVQESAEEIIAQSEKESLFSVSAFAQKYFSECLVNTDEGKAIGLTYFKHREFTEAIIEKFQLGYCLEEWEEFTKAAIENGFKKEYLVTTGLSILKDEKLYDRFRGRVMFPIHNVSGRVIGFGGRILSADKTKAKYVNSPESEIYHKSNVLYGIYFAKNSIISQDNCFLVEGYTDVISMHMAGIENVVASSGTSLTTEQIKLIRRYTPNITILYDGDAAGIKASFRGIDMILEEGMNVKIVLFPDGEDPDSYARKHRPAEVRDFINQTATDFIKFKTDLLVKETANDPIKKANLIKEIVGSVSLIPDAIVRSVYTRECSSLMKVPEQTLINEMNKLRRKKVMKKAEEIAEEQELPENTEYTAEQQIVVDDTNTEYQEKALMCFMLNNGKKTITIKERIETETTSDSGKTEIIVEEVNSDIPLAQFIILDLQRDHIDFQNPVFQTIMNEYSKMVEENNIPDAQYFINHEKTEISSSAIELLFNPHNLSENWIKHRISVKTEEQDLYASAISYIYSLKLKKVDKMISENLDEIKNSTNEEDQILLMQKHYRLMRSKKEFADKLTRIVTK
- a CDS encoding AtpZ/AtpI family protein — its product is MNHRKPKNTLRDYGRYSSIAFQMLVIIGVGIFGGFKLDEYLKLKFPVFVLIFSFLSVALAIYYVVKDLIRKK
- the atpH gene encoding ATP synthase F1 subunit delta, with the protein product MKESRIAVRYAKALFELALEQKNTDAVFYDMKLVADTCHSNKDFRLMLISPIINSDKKRNILKLIFENNINKLSQAFLNIITAKRRESYIEQIANQYISLYRDNKGIETVYLTTAVKADDEIKTKVKSVVNKFTKKEVELIEDIKTEIIGGFVLNFGHYQYDDSIRNKIIKLKREYNINIYEKGF
- the atpA gene encoding F0F1 ATP synthase subunit alpha, which codes for MMADIKPAEVSAILRQQLSGFKMESELEETGTVLQVGDGIARIYGLTNAQSGELVEFVKDGMKSIVLNLEEDNVGVVLLGESTHIKEGDTVKRTGNIASVKVGEGMLGRVINTVGEPIDGKGPIKGEVYEMPLERKAPGVVFRQPVNQPLQTGIKPIDAMIPIGRGQRELIIGDRQTGKSAIAIDTIINQKEFFDKGQPVYCIYVAIGQKGSTVANVVKTLEDHGAMQYTIVIAAPASYPAAMQFYAPFTGAAIGEFFRDTGRSALVIYDDLSKQAVSYREVSLLLRRPPGREAYPGDVFYLHSRLLERAARIISSDDIAKQMNDLPPSIKHLVKGGGSLTALPIIETQAGDVSAYIPTNVISITDGQIFLETNLFNSGIRPAINVGISVSRVGGNAQIKSMKKVAGTLKLDQALFRELEAFSKFGSDLDAATVSTLEKGKRNVEILKQPQYSPMTVEKQIAIIYCGTKGLLRNIPIDKIREFEEEFLHFMELHHKDALETLKSGVLSDDVTKLLEKTATDLSHKYQAK
- the atpB gene encoding F0F1 ATP synthase subunit A, with the protein product MLKNIQKINIRFLLIIVLFLPALFLKAENGEQKGNPESKTEKEKKFNAGEMIMEHIADAHEWHIITIGKTDIAIPLPVILLDDGKLVIFSSGNFHHGTEPYKGYKLETEGENKGKIVKVNDEGETIKEAVLPLDFSITKNTLTLFIVMIILCVVFISIARRYTKHTNEAPRGLQSVLEFVIIFLRDDVVKPAIGEKKYERYMPYLLTLFFFIFFGNLLGLIPIFPGGANLTGNIAITMILALFTFTITTFSGNRNYWLHIINTPGVPWWLKFPLPLMPIVEIIGVITKPFVLMVRLFANISAGHIIALGFFSLIFIFGEVNVGIGYGASVVSVFFTIFMGLLELLVAFLQAYVFTLLSSLYFSMAIEEHEHHEEHAH
- a CDS encoding four helix bundle protein, encoding MIEEKNKILSFYDLEVYQRSYDACIILSKKILPLLPVSEKFDLSNQLSRSSKAIPRLITEGFAKKHQKKGFQKYLDDALAESNETQVGLNQARDLYNVEYSTESGNDLSQEYKIISKQIFRLKEAWNKFS
- the atpE gene encoding ATP synthase F0 subunit C, with translation MSLLSVIMQTVSDLAPIAKMGAGIGAGIAAIGAGIGIGRIGGSAMESIARQPEAMGDIRSNMIVAAALIEGVAFFAIVVCLLILFI